A stretch of Malus sylvestris chromosome 11, drMalSylv7.2, whole genome shotgun sequence DNA encodes these proteins:
- the LOC126589873 gene encoding uncharacterized protein LOC126589873, whose amino-acid sequence MDMEVVGRHALLFDDDNNASFVNSPDALVEWNSLFIDRYDVRHLLPNPMPPRTRRRHLTRSSSSPPPYHDAALESELDQERYLDLPSPSEEHEQEQGKEPEQAEAGSYHSVGFSYGNLDEFTLQKNNDPEPVFHPAFPVPDILSQNLPPTEKVHQIIARTALFVAKHGGQSEIILRVKQGDNPTFGFLMPDHYLHAYFRFLVNHQELLECDSDGKPLHEEKRADSGLDQTGGALSLLGSVYGSGEDDDGIIEDAPELRKLKSDEAINSASASVPCVSEHLESSGNVAGKTDIVSTSPCIPKKEKVNVIKHNRSITTVKGGAISGMKKEDGATGSLSTAANDSQAPAMPSTSKVELPILEPPADQKRVVDKIVEFILKNGREFEAILIEQNCKQGRFLFLQPSNQYHPYYLKVLQKAQESKVSGKGLVPEKHESVGHVVDSKAAAEGDNVSSESAGHDLPFDYDRKEKFKMVIGNSKEGNGPPPKANEGQSGVSLDAVAAILQAATRGNKNPGLEMFPKSSSGIGQPPTSEGGQNLSSGSLHTSQLRTSVQKANYSGESHVPVPVAKAIAETAALAAANEADSSEASLTREQKLKAERLKRAKMFAAMIKSGSAPLKNESLRGLSVEPPESGLSSSGNVNLSVKEREGSSVPLEADISDKVEELQKKFFADECNERRSKRSYRSKRYEGEELDNDLQQEKEEEDKKGHKNSRKKHRSHHSSEHSRDRHKHKRRHKHDSSDDEKHRHSRRRHKRNSSDDEHQPQKRRNHDRSDDEHRNSRRSDRHSDSSEDEHQLYRRRHKHSNSSEDEHHHRSRSVKHRKPVSEKGAELEEGEIYTKSDQSRASEGAHASREASIDILESHQNGRASSQTSQPTEISDELRAKIRAMLMSTL is encoded by the exons ATGGACATGGAGGTGGTGGGCCGCCACGCGCTTCTCTTCGACGACGACAACAACGCCTCGTTCGTCAATTCACCCGACGCCCTCGTCGAGTGGAACTCGCTCTTCATCGACCGCTACGATGTTCGCCACCTCCTCCCCAACCCTATGCCCCCTCGCACGCGCCGGCGACATCTCACGCGCTCATCCTCTTCGCCGCCGCCTTACCACGATGCCGCGCTCGAGTCGGAGCTCGATCAGGAGCGCTACCTCGATTTGCCGTCGCCGTCCGAAGAACATGAACAAGAACAAG GTAAAGAACCAGAGCAGGCAGAGGCTGGTAGCTATCATTCTGTTGGATTCTCATATGGAAACCTAGATGAATTCACTTTGCAGAAGAATAATGATCCCGAGCCTGTTTTCCACCCAGCCTTTCCAGTGCCAGATATCTTAAGTCAAAACCTT CCTCCAACGGAAAAGGTACATCAGATCATTGCAAGAACTGCTTTATTCGTTGCCAAGCATGGTGGgcagtcagaaattattttgagGGTGAAACAGGGAGACAATCCTACGTTCGGATTCTTGATGCCTGACCATTACCTTCATGCGTACTTTAGGTTTCTCGTCAATCACCAAGAACTATTGGAGTGTGACTCTGATGGAAAGCCTCTACATGAAGAGAAGAGAGCTGACAGTGGACTTGATCAGACAGGTGGTGCGTTATCTTTGCTTGGTTCTGTATATGGTTCTGGAGAGGATGACGATGGTATAATTGAGGATGCACCTGAATTGAGAAAACTCAAGTCTGATGAAGCTATTAATTCTGCCAGTGCATCCGTTCCTTGTGTATCAGAACACCTAGAATCTTCTGGAAATGTAGCTGGGAAAACTGATATTGTTTCTACGAGTCCATGTATTCCCAAGAAAGAGAAAGTTAATGTCATAAAACATAATCGCAGCATTACCACAGTTAAAGGTGGAGCTATTAGTGGTATGAAGAAAGAAGATGGTGCCACAGGATCACTATCTACTGCTGCCAATGACTCACAAGCTCCTGCTATGCCTAGCACATCCAAGGTTGAACTACCCATTTTGGAGCCACCGGCTGATCAAAAGAGAGTGGTTGATAAAATAGTTGAGTTTATACTAAAAAATGGTAGAGAATTTGAAGCTATTTTGATTGAGCAGAACTGTAAACAGGGAAGGTTTCTGTTCCTTCAGCCATCTAACCAGTATCATCCTTACTATTTAAAAGTTCTTCAAAAAGCCCAGGAG TCCAAGGTATCTGGCAAGGGCTTGGTTCCTGAGAAGCATGAGTCCGTGGGGCATGTAGTGGACAGTAAAGCTGCTGCGGAAGGTGATAATGTCTCTTCAGAATCTGCTGGTCATGATTTGCCATTTGATTATGACAGGAAAGAGAAGTTTAAGATGGTAATCGGCAACTCAAAGGAGGGAAATGGTCCACCTCCCAAAGCTAACGAGGGTCAGTCTGGAGTCAGCCTGGATGCGGTTGCAGCTATTCTCCAGGCAGCCACAAGAGGCAATAAGAATCCAGGTTTAGAGATGTTCCCAAAGTCATCAAGTGGTATAGGTCAACCTCCTACCAGTGAGGGTGGGCAAAATTTGAGCTCCGGGAGTCTACATACATCTCAACTTCGCACTTCCGTTCAAAAGGCAAATTATTCTGGGGAGTCTCACGTTCCCGTCCCTGTTGCCAAGGCCATTGCTGAGACGGCTGCTCTTGCAGCTGCAAATGAGGCAGACTCCTCAGAAGCATCCTTGACCAGAGAGCAGAAGTTGAAGGCGGAGAGATTGAAACGAGCAAAGATGTTTGCAGCTATGATAAAAAGTGGATCTGCACCATTGAAAAATGAATCATTGCGTGGCTTATCGGTTGAACCACCAGAATCAGGGCTTTCCTCATCAGGTAATGTAAATCTTTCAGtcaaagaaagagaaggcaGTTCAGTTCCATTAGAAGCTGATATTTCGGATAAGGTTGAGGAGTTACAGAAGAAATTTTTTGCTGATGAATGTAATGAGCGGCGTTCAAAGAGGAGCTACCGTTCTAAAAGGTATGAAGGAGAAGAACTTGACAATGATTTGCAAcaagagaaagaggaagaagataaaaagggTCACAAGAACTCTAGGAAGAAGCATCGGTCTCATCATTCTTCAGAACACAGTAGGGACAGGCATAAGCATAAAAGACGTCATAAGCATGACAGTTCTGATGACGAGAAGCATCGGCACTCACGGCGTAGGCATAAGAGAAATAGCTCTGATGATGAACATCAGCCTCAAAAAAGGCGCAATCACGATCGCTCTGATGATGAGCATCGGAATTCTCGACGTAGTGATAGGCATAGTGACTCTTCTGAGGATGAGCACCAGCTTTATAGGCGCCGGCACAAGCACAGCAACTCCTCTGAAGATGAACATCACCACCGCAGCAGATCTGTAAAGCACAGGAAACCTGTGTCTGAAAAAGGAGCAGAGTTAGAAGAAGGCGAGATCTACACAAAGTCAGATCAATCAAGAGCTAGTGAGGGTGCTCATGCTAGTAGGGAAGCTTCCATTGATATTTTGGAATCACATCAAAACGGAAGAGCTTCATCGCAGACTTCGCAACCAACGGAGATTTCCGATGAACTTAGAGCTAAAATCCGTGCTATGTTGATGTCAACTTTGTAG